Within Paenibacillus sabinae T27, the genomic segment TTCAGCGGATCGACCGGCTGAACGTCGTAGTGCCCGTAGACAAGCACTGTCGGCTTGCCCGGCGCATGCAGATAATCGGCATAGACGACGGGATGGCCTTCAGTCGGATGGATCTCGATATGTTCGAGCCCTGCTTTTTTCAGCGTATCCGCAAGCCACTGGGCTGCCGTCAAAACATCCTTCTTATGCTCGGACAGCGCGGAAATGCTGGGGATCTTAAGCCAATCGCTCAGTTCATTCAACTGCTCATCCCGGCGGGATTCAAAATAAGCTGCGTAAGTCATCATTATGTACCTCCTGGATTTACGGGTCGCAAGCCAGCGGCTTGTGACGGATGCGCCGAACCGGATTCGCCGCTCCATAGACTTTATTATACTGGAATAAACCCCGCACAATCAAAATTTGGTAATGCCGTAAGCGTAGCATGCAGCAGCGAAGTTGTTTGACGCGCCGAAGCCGTGATAGACTCTAGGTAAAACTGTAAAGTGCAGGAACGGATTAGACGAGAACCGGAGAGGAGCGGGAATGGCTATGGAGGAAAAATGGCTGACCTGGGCCAAGGAGATTCAGGCAATCGCCCAGACGGGACTGGAGTATGCCAAGGACGTGTACGATATCGAGCGGTATGAAATGCTCCGTGAGCTGAGTGTGGATATTATGGCGAACTACACGTTTGAAAGCAGGGAGAAGATCAGAATATCCTTTGCGGGCGACAAAGGCTACAGCACGCCAAAGGTCGATATTCGGGGCGTCGTATTCAAGGAAGACCGGATTCTGATGGTTCGTGAAAAAATAGACGGCAAATGGTCGCTGCCCGGAGGCTGGGCCGACATCGGCTATTCGCCGAGCGAAGTAGCAGTCAAAGAGATCCGCGAAGAATCGGGGTTCACAGCAAGAGCGGTGCGCCTGCTTGGCGTGCTGGACAAGAAATTCCACGGTCATCCGCCGGACCCATATCATATTTACAAGCTGTTTATCCTGTGCGAGATTGTCGGCGGAGAGGCGGCAGGGGGTCTTGAGACGAGCGACGTCGGCTTTTTCAAGGAAGAGGAGCTGCCGGAACTGTCGGTGGGACGGAACACGGAGAAACAGATTCGCACGATGTTTGAATATCTGCGTCACCCGGATAAGCCAATCATGTTGGACTAAAGCAGATACAAAAAATACATAATTAAAAATGAATTTTTTTGTTTAAAAAACGGTCAGAATCGTTTAAAATAAGTTATTGAAAGGGCTTACATTTAGAGTATATCCGCTGAGTCTTTTAGGCTATAATAAATTTACCCGAGACATAAAAATTTTAGGTCCGGCGGTCTAAATTTTTTCCTCTTTTGTGACGATAAGATTAGGTAGGAGGGGATCGCATGGAAAAGCAACAGAATTTGAGATTGCCGCTGAAGCAGGAAAGTGTCAAAGTTCATACGGAAGGCCGATTCTCGGCA encodes:
- a CDS encoding NUDIX hydrolase; protein product: MEEKWLTWAKEIQAIAQTGLEYAKDVYDIERYEMLRELSVDIMANYTFESREKIRISFAGDKGYSTPKVDIRGVVFKEDRILMVREKIDGKWSLPGGWADIGYSPSEVAVKEIREESGFTARAVRLLGVLDKKFHGHPPDPYHIYKLFILCEIVGGEAAGGLETSDVGFFKEEELPELSVGRNTEKQIRTMFEYLRHPDKPIMLD